The following are encoded together in the Ezakiella massiliensis genome:
- a CDS encoding ABC transporter ATP-binding protein: MNKAIKLQNVTKAFASKIAVDSVNLDIEGGKITGFLGPNGAGKTTTINMIVGILSPTHGKVTVNGYDVTQDGYESKKLISYIPDNPLLYETMTGFEYLNFIANVYQMDPELAQEEVEKYAKIFELDFALDQTISGYSHGMQQKLALIGGLIHDPDYFILDEPMVGLDPKSSFNLKEIMRQRADDGKVVLFSTHVMEVAQNVCDDIIIINNGKIIARGSVEEIKELVPEAEGNLEKIFLELTKND; encoded by the coding sequence ATGAACAAAGCTATTAAGCTTCAAAATGTTACAAAGGCTTTTGCCTCTAAAATCGCCGTTGATAGTGTAAACCTTGATATTGAAGGCGGAAAGATAACAGGTTTTCTTGGACCAAATGGTGCCGGTAAAACTACAACAATAAATATGATTGTTGGCATCCTCTCTCCTACTCATGGCAAGGTTACTGTAAATGGTTATGATGTGACCCAAGATGGCTATGAAAGCAAAAAGCTTATAAGTTATATACCTGATAATCCTCTTCTATACGAAACAATGACAGGTTTCGAGTATTTAAACTTTATAGCAAATGTATATCAGATGGATCCAGAACTTGCTCAAGAGGAAGTTGAAAAATATGCAAAAATATTTGAACTTGATTTTGCGCTAGATCAAACAATTTCTGGATATTCACACGGTATGCAACAAAAACTTGCCTTAATCGGAGGTTTAATACACGACCCTGACTACTTTATCTTAGATGAGCCGATGGTTGGACTTGATCCAAAAAGTTCATTTAATTTAAAAGAAATTATGAGACAAAGAGCGGACGACGGAAAAGTCGTCCTCTTTTCTACTCACGTAATGGAAGTGGCCCAAAATGTATGTGACGATATAATTATTATTAATAATGGAAAAATAATCGCAAGAGGAAGCGTAGAAGAAATTAAAGAGCTTGTACCTGAAGCTGAAGGAAATCTTGAAAAAATATTCTTGGAGCTAACCAAAAATGATTAA